From the genome of Setaria viridis chromosome 1, Setaria_viridis_v4.0, whole genome shotgun sequence:
GGGCCCAGCCTCCGGTGGGCGGCTGGCGTGGGCGAGCGGGCGGTGCGGGCGAGctggggcgggcgggcgggggtggcccatttttttatttttttggaactttttttgtcctggttggtagtaCCGACCGAGACTAAAGGAGGCCTTTCTTCTCAGATGAAatacctgggactaaagatgggtacctttagtcctgaatgattagtcccggttggattttcgagacctatgtatctctccaaccgggactaaagcctagttttccaccagtgagaaccacccaggaaaatagtttAACCACAAGAACTACGTGGCTCTAttcttagctaattaattagagactctagtttaaGCGGTCTTATCGAAAAGGCAGGAAGGGCAGCGGCAGATGGGATATAGCCCGGCCCTcagactgatctgctctatggtagcttcacagtcttgagagaggtttatgctctactACTGATCaggaaaccttagcgggctacttcttattagggaatctttgtaaaggccttatagcgtccctatgcagtcacaccttggtagtgtgataagtgcctacttttgcacagcatggttgggtccaaagttcttctaaacttttacatgacttgtggtgaaagtgtacaatctctgcaaagtgtaaaactgatatatcagtcatgctcatggtcaagagcggcctagaccctcacatgattaataaacttgaatgtggacttaaatcgttattcttgttatttcttgtggccttgctgagtaccaaccacaagtgtactcacccttgcttaatGCTGCTCAAAAGAGGAAGGTGTGTAAaattttctgaagatgatgctgagttctaggcgtacgcagcccccaATCGATTGCCTATGgagtttggagccttcgtttccaggattaagttgtatatctctAATAGACTTGTAAGccattattatatttttttacttattactgttactgttattcactgatgatattgctatatatatatgatacttagcacttggttttattttaaaaccggATGTGATATTTTTCCGCACAAAACAAAAGACCCCCACCTGTTTCACTAATTTTGTGGAAAGATATTAAGCTTTTGGATTTCAAAAAAGGTTTCGAAGATCTATTAAAGTGAATGGTGATTGAGGACTGCACCACCGAACATATAAAGTAGTAGAACATCAATTTTTCCCTTATAATTTAACTTAGAGTTCGGTCTATTTCTGCTTTTCTTGTAGACAAACGATGAGACTTGCTCTCACTTGCAACTCATAAAAAAAAGTGTACTATAATCCGACCCAATTTAGTACAATTCACGGGCCTAGGCCGTATCGCTCCAGGCTGGGCCGAACGCCGCTGTGGCACGCCGCGTTGGCGGACGAGTAGTAAAAATGGAATtcctctctctcaaaaaaaggaaaaatggaaTTTACCCGGCACGTCACGTCAGGTCGACGAAGAAGACACAGAGGTAGGTGAAAGAGTGAAGAAAGCGAAAGGCGGCTTCGCAGGTTCTAGACCACCAAAACCCAGCGGCACCTCCCAGCGCAAACCGGCTCTCGCATTGCTCCTCAGATTCGCGGATTTGTTGGGCGGAGTGCGGGATGGGGGGCGGTGGatccggatctttcctcaaggTCTTGGTCAATAACCTGGATGTTCTCGCCGGGTACGCGCTCCTGATCTGATTCATCCCTCAGATGCTTAGCTATCGAGCTGCTTGTCTCTGCGTTTCTCGTACGATTCGTGTGCTGTGCTGCTGTTTCGCGTGAAGTGGAGCCTGATTCTGGTCTGCCAGTGACCTAGACGGAGCGTGCTCAAAACCATTGCGTGATTTGCGGGCAGCGGTGCTGGGAATTTGTGGTTGCGGTCCGTATAGTGGATTATGATTGGGTTCAGGGTTCTTAGTCCGCAGATGTTGCCCATTGCCTTAGTATAAACAATTTATGTCACATGTGGCGAGTGATTGCGAAGCTACCGAAAGACCTACAGAGCATGACTGATGTAATGTCATGTAACCTTCCAGATTAGGACTTCAGCATTTGGTCCTGGAAGGTAGGTGAGTgagtgagggagggagggagggaggaccAAGAACTTTGGAAAGCACATAAGATCAGCCAGATGATGCTGACAGTCCACTAGTGATGTTGATGTTCTTTCCTTTTATATCAGGGGAGTTAGTAGTGATGCTGATGTTCTTTCCTTTTAGATCAGGGGGTCTTTGCTGATAGTCTACCTATCCTTTCACATAATGATGGGTTTTTAAGCTATTATTAACTCTAATGATTTTGCAACTTTTACAGAACTTACTAGTATTTTCAGATGCATAAGTCATAATCAGGATAACTTCTTCTTGCATAAAACACGATAATACATAACCACATGGTATCCAGATAATATGGCTAACTAGCAGTTACTAAATGTGATAGCCTTTTAACTGTGGTTAGCTTTGTCCCTGTCAGTGAAGTTAGACATAGTTATGGTTTTCGACGTCATTGAATACTCACATGCATTTTGAAAAATTTTTAATCCTctatttgtttttctttgcaGGCCTTTAGTTTCACTTGCATATCCTCTGTAAGTTGATCCGTTCACTTTTGATAAATTATAGACTCTAACCTTCTCTCATTTGATGGTAACTGTTTCTGTTGTTCCTCATTGGATGTTTTTCGCAGGTATGCCTCTGTTAGAGCAATTGAAACAAAATCTGCTGTAGATGATCAACAATGGCTCACTTACTGGGTGTTGTACTCATTTATCACTTTATTTGAGCTCACCTTTGCTCCAGTACTAGAATGGTAAAATGAAAAAGATCTTTCTTCACACTTTATATTACTTTATTTAGTCTAGTGTGATTAGATCTTGGAACTTTCTACGATGGTTCGTCTGTgaaatatttattttgattttagAGCCTTGGTGAAAGGGCCATGAACAGCAACACTGTGTTTTCCCTAATGAATTTCGTTGCTGTTCACCTTCTGCGGTTTAGTACTGCGCTTCTTGATTTGTTGTTATCTCGTTATTTGGCAGATATGATTCTTAAATGCATCAATAGATGAGTGGATGTGCTCACTACTGGCTCATGTTTGCAGGCTCCCTTTCTGGTCTTATGGAAAACTGTTTTTCAATtgctggttggtattaccacaGTTCAATGGCGCTGCACATGTGTATGAGCATTTTGTGAGGCCTATGATTGTGAACCAGCAAGTTGTAAACATCTGGTATATTCCAAAGAAGGGTGAATCAGAGAGGCCTGATGATGTGATTTCAGCTGCACAGAGATACATTGAGCAAAATGGGTCGAAAGCATTTGAGAATCTTGTTAACAAGGTATTATTTATTTCCTGGTAATGTTTTCCATTCTCATTTGTGAGAATGGTGGCCACTTGGCACCAGTTCGTTTTTGTGCAGTGAGAACCACTGCGAAGTGGCTCGACAAGTCTGGTGTGATGTTGCCTCACCTGTTAATGATAGTGCAGCATAATTTCTGTTATGCAGACTATAGAGTTTCAATTGACAAGTGCCATTATTCTTTTTGTAGAAGATTGCATAGTCATTTCCCACATTCTAGAGCCTTTATACTTTAATAAAAGGCTTTGTTACCAAAAATTAAGCTTTAAATCAGGGCTAAATAGCTAGCTTCTTTGTGGGCTTTATGTTGCTGAAACTCAGCAAAGCAGAGCCTGAAAAGTGAGTAAATGTTAGAGTTTGACAAGCTTGTGTTGCTCCCCCTAGCTAGGTTCACTCTAGCAGATTTTAGGCATTATTCTGTAAGTTTGCTTGTCTAGCTTAACACAAAATTGAATAAGTTGGCTTTTGAGTTGAACACAAGAGACAAATACTGGATAAGTTGTCTTGTTGAGCTTAACACAAGACTGGGTAAGTTGGCCTGTCGAGCTGAATGCAAAACTGGATAAACCGGCTTGTTGAGCTTAACACAAGAGTGGATAGCTTGGTTTGTGAAAATCGAAGGAACAGCTCTTAGCATGTGTTCTTTCTTTTATCCTGTTACCTAAAAAAGAGATGCATCACATTACTGTTCTTAGAATCACGAGATTATCGCACATCCTACCCCAATTCTTATTGCAAAAACTGTAGACTAACAGCTTACCACGTTAGTTTCTTTCTGTTTTGTAGTTAGCATCTCTCTTTTCCCCACTCCAGGGTTTTCTTTCTTTGAATTAAGGGATCCTTGGCATGTAATTATTTCCTTATTCACTTGTGCAGTTTAAGAGTTCAAACCCAAGACGGTCAATACTGGAGGAGGTAGAGGTTGAAAGGAGAGCCAGGATTCAACGAGAATCCGAAGCAAGGGAAGTTAATCCCTTCTTCAATCCAAATTACCAATACTAGGCTTTCAGTCACCAGGTGAGCGTTGCTGCATAGTTTATATCCTCCTCCAACCTTGCATTTCTTTAAGTGTTGCTCATTTGAGCTTTGCAGAATAAAAGGTATTGCACAATTTTCTGTGGTTATGATAATTGGGAACTGAATGCAGGAATCAATAGGATCAGTTTGAGGGAAGATGTCTAGATATTAGGACTGCATTTTGCAGCAATGGAATCAACAATATTGTGTAGCTGGACAACCATGATTGTTGTAAATATGTTTCTAGCGTTGAAACTCCTTGTCATGTAATGGTCGTGTCATGAATCTTTCATGTTACTGAAAATTATGCATTCAGTGTTCGTGCCACCAAACTCTAGATTTGTGTCTCGATGGTTGCATGGAGGCTGTTGATGATCTGGGTAATAACTAATAAGGTTGTTCTTCGTCTCGTATCTGATGTAGATGTAGATTGTAGACCATGTGGCTgtgcaatgttttttttttttgaaaaaaaggcAGTGCAATGTAAGTTTGAGAAATAAACTGATTGGCTTGAAAGGTTGCAATGCAATCAAACTTCTGAGGCAAGGTTCTCTCAACAGTTATGAGTaggttgcaggcttgcagtAGGAACTCCAAAGTCGTAAAGAGATTCACACGGTAGCTGGAGAGATCAACCGATTCCTGTACAGTGCCCCGTTTATTTGAGCTTATCTGAGAATCTGGATTTTCTCAGTTCCTGAGAATCTGCTATCGTGAGAATTTGCTGGCTTGTTTGAGCTTATCTGAGAATCTGGATTTTCTGAGAATATGCTGTCGAGAGAATCTGCTAGCCGGATAAGTAAGCTGGGAGTTTGGAAACTAGTTGATTATTTGTTCTGAGTGTAAAATGACCTGTATGCCCTTGTGGCTGATGATAGCTCATTTAATTCATGAGTACGAGCAGATGATGATTTTTTCAGAAATGATTTCCCGTGaaagaaaaatctagaaaaaattCTAGATAATTCAGTTAAACCACGAAAAACAATATGAAAACCTCAAAATTCCAGGAAAAATTCCAGAGATAATTTGGGACATGAGGAATCCAGATAAATtgttggagctcgtgaaaaagattgtagagccttctaataaatagatttagtactaggaaaaatgagaataatTTCTAGAAAAATCTGGAAAATTCTTAGAAGAACTTGGTGgtcgtctaaacgcatttttgaaacatttgcactcatgaaaTACTAgaatgcatcggcatgaatgcaacacacacagaAACAACAcaatttaatttagaaaaacaaccaattatttttcctatactacatttcctgtcaagaaaataaatgttggaatttttttaaaattatgaaaaaatcattgtttaattattctttttaatcatatcctaaaatctaaaaatttcagggtgtgacaagactaccccttaaaaggaatctcgTCCCAAGATTCGAAGAGAGAAGGAACAAGGAGGAGGTAAACAAGATTATTGTTGCTGAGGTAGATAGACAATCATCCTTGGTTGTCGCGTGGTGTAGAATCTTCATAACTCCATCTTCATGTTTCTTGGTTGTGGTGGTCATCATCTGAGTGAGGTAGATGGGAGAATAGCAAGCAATAAGGTGGCCAAGAAACTAGAGAGTAGGGTCTTGTTTTCTTCGACTTGCTTCTACccagacggtggtggtggtgatagcATCTGCTTGTTGACATTAATGTTGCCTTCACTTTCTTTCTTGATGTCCTCCATTGGAATAGGGAGATAGAAGAAAGATGACAAGGATGTGGGAGGTACAAAATAAGAACCCAGCTAGGCAACTGATGTCATTGTAGGTTGAAGACCCACAATACACCAACAATCATTACAAAGAAATAAATCAGACAAATTCATAAAGACAAGCATCATCACGCAAACACAGAACTCCACCACTCAAC
Proteins encoded in this window:
- the LOC117861345 gene encoding HVA22-like protein a, with the translated sequence MGGGGSGSFLKVLVNNLDVLAGPLVSLAYPLYASVRAIETKSAVDDQQWLTYWVLYSFITLFELTFAPVLEWLPFWSYGKLFFNCWLVLPQFNGAAHVYEHFVRPMIVNQQVVNIWYIPKKGESERPDDVISAAQRYIEQNGSKAFENLVNKFKSSNPRRSILEEVEVERRARIQRESEAREVNPFFNPNYQY